A region of the Atribacteraceae bacterium genome:
TTCCTGGCTCGGGCAACCGAGTGCTGAGGGAAGCCCTGCGGATGGGCGAGGGTATTTCCGATAGGACCCCCTCCAGGCGGGACCTCTGCCTGGAATTGATCCGCCAGGTCCAAAAGCTGAAGGCGATCGAGAACCGGGTCATTGCCCACGAACGAGCCCACCAGACTGCCGGTGGCCTTTATGTCGGAGCGGCGGCCCGTTACATCTACCAGCGGGGCCCGGACAACCGGAGGTACGTGGTCGGGGGGGAAGTATCTATCGATACGTCTGAGGAAAGCAACCCCGCCGCCACTATCCGTAAGATGGAAAAGGTCCAGCGGGCGGCGCTGGCCCCGGTCGACCCCTCGCCACAGGACCTGGCCGTGGCAGCCCAGGCTACCCTGTCCATCGCCCGGGCCCCCCAGGAACTCAATAGACAGAAAATTCGTGAGCAGGAAAGCGGAAAATACACCGCTGGTATCCCTGGTGGCCTGGAATGAAGCCTGACCAGATAACCCGTGCCCAGCTGATCAAAGACCTCGCGCACTGCCCGGAGATTGTGGCCGCAGACGCGACGTTCCTTTACGAGCTCCTCCATCCCGAGCGGGACCGAATCGATATCCGGTACAGTCTGGCGCGCGCCAGTCTTCCTGTTGGACAGAGTTCCCTCCCCCATCGCCTCCAAACCTCGGAAGTCTACTATATTCTGGCCGGGCGGGGGTTAATGACCATCGCCGGCGAATCTAATCCAATCCAGGCCCACCAGGCCATCTACGTCCCACCGGGCGCGATCCAATTTTTGGCCAACATCGGGGATGAGCCCCTGGTTTTCCTGTGTATCGTCGATCCGGCCTGGCAGCCTGAAGATGAAGAAGTCCTTGTCTGCCGGCCGGACGATAAAGAACTCGGGAAAAAGACCTGTGTATACGAAGACCCAGGTAAAAATATGTCGGATGGGATCTGAGGTAAGCATCCTGAGAAAACACGAGCTGGAAATAGATGATCCCCGGGAAATCGAAGAAATCCTCCGCCGAGGCCGCCTGCTCCACCTGGCCTTGAGCCAAGGAGATACACCCTACTGCCTGACGGTGTGCTACGGCTTCGTTCCCGGTTTTCTCTATTTCCACTCTGCTCAGGAGGGAAGAAAAATCCATATCCTGAACAAAAATCCCCGGGTCTTTTTCCAAGTGGTGATCGAAACGGCCATACGCGAGGCGGAACTCTCCTGCGGTTGGTCGGTCCAGTACCGTTCAGTGGCCGGAGGCGGTACCGCCCGATTCCTGAAAGAGGAACGGGAAAAGGCCAGAGCGCTTGACATCCTGATGCGGCAGTATTCGGCGAAACAGTATCGCCACCCACCCGAGACCCTGGAACGGACTGCGGTAATCGAGATTGCGATCGAGAGCCTCAGCGGGAAGAAGTCCCGCCCCGGAAACCGGGGGGAACTCCTCCCGCTGTTATAAATCTGTTTTCGCTACCTCTCCTGGGTTAAAGCCGGCTACGTTCCCCAGAAAGCTCTCTGGCCAGAAGTCCGTATTCTCCGGCGATTCCCAGAATCCCCGGTACAACCCAGCGGATAACCATGGCTCTCCCGGCGTCGGAGCGTTGGGTCAAGCAGGCAACCAGGCGAAAATCCGACCCGGAAACCCATCCGCGGCTCGACCGCGCCGGCGAGATGGGTGCCGCAGTCATAGCTCCGCCTTTCAGACCTTGAATCGATTGATCAGCTTCTGAAGATCCTGAGCCATCTCAGCCAGGGCTTCGCTGGCCGAGGTGATCTCCTCGAGCGCAGCGCTCTGTTCTTCCGTGGAGGCGGAAACTTCTTCGCTCCCGGCCGCGTTTTCTTCGGATACCGAGGCCACCGCACTAATGCTTTCAGTGATCTGGGCGATATTCTGGGTCACTTCGGTCACCTGCCTGGTATTGTCTTCAGACAACGCTTCGATCTCTGTTGCGCTCTTGATCAGAAGATTCTGGGCTTCCCGGGACTTCTCAAAAGTGGAGGCGAGACTTGCCAGGCCGGTGATGGACGCCTGAACGGCGAACAGAATATTGGCGAAACTCCGGGTCACCTCCTCGCTGTGTTTGACCCCCTCTTCCACCCGAAGCGTGGCCTTGTCCATGCTGGCTACCGCCTGTTGGGTGTCTCCCCGGATCTGGGCGATCAACCGGGCGATCTGCTGGGCGGCCTGGGCCGATTCCTCGGCGAGTTTACGCACCTCCTCGGCTACCACCGCGAACCCCCGGCCCGCTTCCCCGGCCCGGGCGGCCTCGATGGCCGCATTGAGAGCCAGGAGGTTGGTCTGCTCGGCGATCCCGGTGATCATCTCCACGATCTTGCCGATCTCCTGAGAGCGGGTATCCAGGGTCTCCACCGCCCGGGATACTTCTCCGGCCACCGCGGCGATGGAGTGGATGTTGCCGGTGAGGACCTTAAGGAGTTCCTGACCTTGTTCCGCCTCCCGGCGACTGGTCCGGCCCTGTTCCCCGGTCGTTTTCATGGCCGACTCGATTTCGGCCAGGGAACCAAGGTTGTCCGCAAGACGCTCGCGCATTTCCTGAATCAAAACCAGATTGCGGGCAGTCATGGCGTTCATG
Encoded here:
- a CDS encoding pyridoxamine 5'-phosphate oxidase family protein; translated protein: MGSEVSILRKHELEIDDPREIEEILRRGRLLHLALSQGDTPYCLTVCYGFVPGFLYFHSAQEGRKIHILNKNPRVFFQVVIETAIREAELSCGWSVQYRSVAGGGTARFLKEEREKARALDILMRQYSAKQYRHPPETLERTAVIEIAIESLSGKKSRPGNRGELLPLL
- a CDS encoding cupin domain-containing protein, yielding MKPDQITRAQLIKDLAHCPEIVAADATFLYELLHPERDRIDIRYSLARASLPVGQSSLPHRLQTSEVYYILAGRGLMTIAGESNPIQAHQAIYVPPGAIQFLANIGDEPLVFLCIVDPAWQPEDEEVLVCRPDDKELGKKTCVYEDPGKNMSDGI
- a CDS encoding putative metalloprotease CJM1_0395 family protein — its product is MQITRQTSSWNTATLPGSGNRVLREALRMGEGISDRTPSRRDLCLELIRQVQKLKAIENRVIAHERAHQTAGGLYVGAAARYIYQRGPDNRRYVVGGEVSIDTSEESNPAATIRKMEKVQRAALAPVDPSPQDLAVAAQATLSIARAPQELNRQKIREQESGKYTAGIPGGLE